In Fusobacterium sp. FSA-380-WT-3A, the DNA window TACCTTAGAAATTAAAATATGTCAACATATTTTTAAAATATTTTTATGTTTTTATTTTTTTTCTTTATTTTCCAATACTTTTTAGCTTATCTTCTATTTCTTCATATACTTTTTCTCCAAATATATTTATTAAAGTTTCTTTATATATTTCTATAAATTCTTTATATTTTTCTTCTTCAAAGCCTTTTGGATTTCTTTTTCTAAATATATTACTCATTGCTAATTCCTTATTTATACATGGAATCTTATAATAATCTTCTATTGTAAAACTATTTGTAAAATCATCAGGTAGAGTTATATATATACTTTTTTCATCATCTTCTATATATATTTCTAAAGGCCATAATGAACACACTAATAGTTTATATTGTCAAAGTTTTTTTATAAACAAAAGATTACATAAAGAATTTCTCTATTTTTTTATTAATTAATATCTTTATAGAAAATATTTTTTATAAAATTTTATTTATGAATTCTATTGCTTAATATTTTTTAATACTTTAGTTATCTAAAAATAACTTTTAATATTAGTTAATTATCAATTTAATTAATTTAATATTTTTCTACAAATTCAAAAATTTATTTTATTAAAAACTTTTCTTAAAAATTAAGTTATTTAAAACAAAAATTTAATTTTATATAAATCTTTTTAGATTTCAATATTATAATTCTTAATAAAAAATTATAATATTAAAAATGTTTCACCTAACTTTCTTTATTTTGTGTTGAATTTTTTCTTAATCTTAATTTTTGGATTTTCTCTATATTTTAATTTTTTTATTAAAAACAAATTTATAATTTCCTTAGTAATAAAAAAGAGTTATTATACTTCAAAGCATAATAACTCTTTAAAATCAGTTTCTATAAAATTTTTTATTTTCTAAAAATCGGAATTATCTCTTCTTCTTCATCATAAGAACCTGGATAATCTTTTTTAGAAAGTTTATTTTCATACTCTAAAAAATATTTTCCATTTTTAGGAACTGTACAAATAATATTTTCCCCTAAATAAATAATTTTTCCTTCTTGAATAAACATAGCTCCACTAAGAAAATCCATTATTCTTTTTTTGGTATTTTCTTCCACATCTGCTAAATTTATGTGAACATACTTATTTTCTTTTAAGTATCCTACATATTTCAAACATTCTTCAAATCTTTCTGGTTTAAAAAAAGCTATTTCACAATCCATGATATCACTCCTATATTCTTTCTATTATTGATATTATTATGTCCTTTTCCATTAAATCTGTCGTAAATCCTGCTGCTCTTTTATGTCCTCCACCATCAAAAATTTTTGCAACGTTATTTACATCTACTTTCTCTTTACTTCTCAAACTTCCTTTTATTTTTCCATTTTCTTCTTCTTTTAGAAATAGTGCTACTTCACATCCAACATATTCTAGCATCTTTTCTACTATACCATCTGTTTCATCTTTTTGAATCTTTTCTTTAATTATAAAATCTCTACTTAAAGTAAAATATACTAATTTTTTTTCTTTAATTATATTCATTTTAGAAAATGCTAATCCTAAAACTTTAATGTATCCTAAAGTTCTACTTTTATAAACATGATTTATAATTTTATCTTTATCTATACCTTTTTCTAATAATTTACTAGCAACTTCAAAAGTTTCTTTTGTTGTACTTTCATATTGAAAACTTCCAGAATCAGTAATTATTCCTACATACAGGCATTCTGCTATAGTTTTATCAATATCAATTTTTAAAATTTTAGTTAAAACCTCATATAAAACTTCACTAGCTGATGAACTTTGTTTCACAAAATTATAATCTCCAAAATTTGAATTACTTATATGATGGTCTATATTTACTAGAAAAGCATCTTTTTTAAACTCTCCAACTCTTCCTATTCTTTTAAAATTTGCTGAATCTATAACTATAAAAAGGTCTGCTTTAGGTTCATCTTTTAAATTAATATATTTTTCTATCTTATCTGTTCCTTTTAAAAATTTATAATTATAAGGAACATTATCTTCTATTATATATCTTACATTCTTTTCAGGGTATTGTTTTTTTATAGCCCAATATAAAGCTAATCCACTTCCTATAGAATCTCCATCTGGATTTACATGAGAAGATATAATTATATTTTTACTTTTTTCTAGTTTTTCTAAAAACATTAAGTTTTTTCCCCTTTCTTTAAAAAGAATATCAAAATTTTATCTTGATATTATACCTTAATTTTTCTATAATTTCAAAATTTTTTTTATTTCATTAATAAATTCTTTAATTTTTCATAAGAATTTTCTGGATTATGTCCTAATTTTTTTGCCATTAAGTTCATAACTACTATTTCTACCATTGCTGCAGCATTTCTACCTGAAGACATATAGATTTCAGCTTTATAAACTTCTTTATCTAAAATTTTATCTTTTCCTGTAGAATAATTTACTCTTGTTAAATAATCATCTGATTCTTGTTCTTTAATCTCTATTATAGCTTCTATATTTTTACTTAAAACAACAGAACTCATTCCATAAAGAGTTTTTATATCAATTATTCCTAAACCTCTAATTTCCATAAAAAATGGTAATTTTGAAGCTGTTCCTACAACAACTCCATCAGCACTTTTTCTAAATTTTACTAAATCATCAGCTACTAATCTATGTCCTCTATGAATCAATTCAAGAGCTGTTTCGCTTTTTCCAATTCCACTTCTACCTGTTAATAAAATTCCAAAGCCATACATCTCTAAAAATACTCCATGAACTGTTAAAGTATCTGCTAAACGTTGTTCAAGATATGTATTTAAACTTGCTATAATTCTTGATGGATTACTTTCTGAAGATTTTAATACAATTTTTTTATTTTCTTTTACTAATTCTTTAAAATCTTCTGGTATATCTAAGTTACCACATATTATTATTCCTGGAAACTTATATGAAAAATATTTTTTTAAATTTTCATCTCTCTTCTCTTGAGGCAATCTTTTTAAATATTCAAGTTCTACTGAAGTTATAAGTTGTAGTCCTTTATTTTCATATATTTCTTCTTCTAGATTAAAAAATCCTGAAAGAGCCATAGCTGGTCTTGTTATACTTGTTGAAGTTATATAATTTTCTTTTAGATATTCTTCTCCATACAGTATTTCTAAAGGATTGAATTTTATAAACTCTTCCATAGAAACTTTTTTTTCTTCCATATTTTCTCCTCTTTTTTTCCTTTCTCTTTTCTCTCTTATGATTCTTTGTGACTCATCCATAAAATATTTAGCAGAATTAACCCCCATTAATCTTAAACGAGAATCTATAGTAGCAGTTTCTATAACAACAGCTAAATTTCTACCTTTTCTTCCTGGTAAAGTTATTTTTTTTATTGGATGGTCTAAAATATATTCAAATACCTCATCTACACCTAATCTATCATAAAATCTTTTTTCATCCCAATATTCTAAATCTATTATTAATTCTATTCTTTTTCTCATTTCATTAGATATAATTCCAAAATTTAGTGTAAGATTTATATCCTCTTGTCCTTCCCCCATCAGAAGATA includes these proteins:
- a CDS encoding cell division protein SepF, whose protein sequence is MDCEIAFFKPERFEECLKYVGYLKENKYVHINLADVEENTKKRIMDFLSGAMFIQEGKIIYLGENIICTVPKNGKYFLEYENKLSKKDYPGSYDEEEEIIPIFRK
- a CDS encoding bifunctional oligoribonuclease/PAP phosphatase NrnA; the protein is MFLEKLEKSKNIIISSHVNPDGDSIGSGLALYWAIKKQYPEKNVRYIIEDNVPYNYKFLKGTDKIEKYINLKDEPKADLFIVIDSANFKRIGRVGEFKKDAFLVNIDHHISNSNFGDYNFVKQSSSASEVLYEVLTKILKIDIDKTIAECLYVGIITDSGSFQYESTTKETFEVASKLLEKGIDKDKIINHVYKSRTLGYIKVLGLAFSKMNIIKEKKLVYFTLSRDFIIKEKIQKDETDGIVEKMLEYVGCEVALFLKEEENGKIKGSLRSKEKVDVNNVAKIFDGGGHKRAAGFTTDLMEKDIIISIIERI
- the hprK gene encoding HPr(Ser) kinase/phosphatase, with protein sequence MLDEPKIITLRDIVEHFNLEVLVDGNLDQRIYMNEIHRVGYEFTGFFVDKEELKRSVHVMGHRESEYLLRLEPEEREKILDRYFSHKFPALILSCKAKNINSILERARVYNKVVLRTKNRTTEFIRDFNNLLRNILGRETIINDAILLDIYGMGVLIRGEKDLKIGVTIELIERGHKFISDKNILVKETDRGLIGINTRAKVQPERDYYLLMGEGQEDINLTLNFGIISNEMRKRIELIIDLEYWDEKRFYDRLGVDEVFEYILDHPIKKITLPGRKGRNLAVVIETATIDSRLRLMGVNSAKYFMDESQRIIREKRERKKRGENMEEKKVSMEEFIKFNPLEILYGEEYLKENYITSTSITRPAMALSGFFNLEEEIYENKGLQLITSVELEYLKRLPQEKRDENLKKYFSYKFPGIIICGNLDIPEDFKELVKENKKIVLKSSESNPSRIIASLNTYLEQRLADTLTVHGVFLEMYGFGILLTGRSGIGKSETALELIHRGHRLVADDLVKFRKSADGVVVGTASKLPFFMEIRGLGIIDIKTLYGMSSVVLSKNIEAIIEIKEQESDDYLTRVNYSTGKDKILDKEVYKAEIYMSSGRNAAAMVEIVVMNLMAKKLGHNPENSYEKLKNLLMK